ACTCGGGCGTAAGACGCAACTTTCGCGGAAACTTGCGAACCGTCCATAAACGCAAGCGTGCCCATCAATTCCGGGGAACCAACTTCGGAACTGTTCCCGCCCGCCACCTTATTGTCGGAGCAAGATACGAGGAAAACCATTGCAAGCAACGCCTGCAACGCGAACAATGCAGAAACCGCCGATTTAGCCAATCGAGTATTTCGTTTCATTGCTTCCTCACTTGGACAACGGGAAAATCTGGATATTCATCTGGAAAACGCGGCCACCGTCCTCGTCCTCATTAGCAATCATAGAAATTTTTTTGCGGAACTCATTGATGCACTTGACAATTTTCTTGTAAGATGCCTCCGAAATGCCGAGAGTCACACTGCTGAGGTTGCGTTCGCTGCCGGGAATCGTCGAGATGGACTCCTTCGCCAAATCAATAAATTCCTTATGGTAATTGATAAACGCCTGCTGGATGACCTTGTCGCCTGTGCTAATCGCCGGATTGTTCAAAATCCAGTTACCCTTGGCGTCCTTCTTGATCAGCCCGACGCGTTCCAGCAAATCCACCGCCTGCCGCGCCTGCTCTCCAGAAATCGGCGGCATCAAGCGCGCCCCGAGAGCATCGTAGTCACCATCAAAACCAATCATCCCGATAATCGAGCGGATCGCGGAATAGTACCAATGCGAATAAACTTCATACTGGTACGCGCGGGTCAAAAGCATCTGCTGCGTGAAACGGTAAGTCGCCGTGATTTCTTCCATGCGCTTCTTGTAGTTTTCACGCTCATCGTCATTGGACGCCTGGCAGAACAGTACCATCGCCTCGAAATATGCAGCCTCGCTTTCATCGAATTGCAAGCCACCGACAATTTTCGCAATGCTTGCCGGAGTGAGGCTCTTTTCGCCCTTCATCACACGCGAAATAAAATCCTTGGACGAAAATCCCAACTTGTCCGAGAAACTCCGCAGCGAATAACGGCGGTTCAAGGCTTGCGCACACTCAAAATAGTGCCGCAAATAAGCGCGGTAATCTTCAAATTCAAAAACCAACATGCGCTTCGGAGGGATAGAACCGAGACGCTCTTCAGGCTGCAATTTTTCTGCACTGGATTTCATACTCTAAAAATATATTGTAAAGCCGATATTCGGTAAAAAAGCCCTAAAAACATCCCCTAAATCGTTGTCTGCCGAGGACGCTTTGTTCCCACGACACCAGTTTTCCCTCGACATTTAGGGCACACACATCTATTTTTATAGAAAAAGGAATTTTGCTCTGGCATCGGATTGAGCTATAAAAGCCCCACACCAAAACAAGCTCTAGCGGTGCTACGAGAACAGGTCCATCTCTCAAACACGCAGGGAACGACTCCGGTCGTTCCCTTTTCAGCATGTCATGCCGGCCATGTGCCGGCATCGCCATTCCTTGTCAGAAAATCCTAGCGTTTAGTGTAAATTTTCTGATGCGACGGTCCTCGAGCATTTAAAGCACGACCTTGAGCGTCAAAGCGTTGCACCGATTTAGCCATGTTCGCAGCTCCCGCCGAATTTTCGCGAACGACACGAGCCCCCGGCTTCAAGGCAGTCGTCTTTTCGACTTTCAACGGAGC
This is a stretch of genomic DNA from Fibrobacter sp. UWB13. It encodes these proteins:
- a CDS encoding TIGR02147 family protein; amino-acid sequence: MKSSAEKLQPEERLGSIPPKRMLVFEFEDYRAYLRHYFECAQALNRRYSLRSFSDKLGFSSKDFISRVMKGEKSLTPASIAKIVGGLQFDESEAAYFEAMVLFCQASNDDERENYKKRMEEITATYRFTQQMLLTRAYQYEVYSHWYYSAIRSIIGMIGFDGDYDALGARLMPPISGEQARQAVDLLERVGLIKKDAKGNWILNNPAISTGDKVIQQAFINYHKEFIDLAKESISTIPGSERNLSSVTLGISEASYKKIVKCINEFRKKISMIANEDEDGGRVFQMNIQIFPLSK